Proteins encoded by one window of Chthonomonadales bacterium:
- a CDS encoding 30S ribosomal protein S12 has translation MPTINQLVRKGRLRIRRKSAAPALRGNPFKRGVCLVVRTVSPKKPNSALRKITRVRLTNGMEVTAYIPGIGHNLQEHSVVMIRGGRVKDLPGVRYHVVRGTLDAAGTRDRKSSRSKYGTKRPK, from the coding sequence CGGCTGCGCATCCGTCGCAAGAGCGCGGCTCCGGCGCTTCGGGGCAACCCGTTCAAGCGCGGGGTGTGCCTGGTGGTGCGCACCGTCTCGCCGAAGAAGCCAAACTCCGCCCTGCGAAAGATCACCCGCGTCCGCCTGACCAACGGGATGGAAGTGACCGCCTACATACCGGGCATCGGTCACAACCTGCAGGAGCACTCGGTGGTGATGATCCGCGGCGGCCGCGTCAAAGACCTACCCGGCGTGCGCTACCACGTGGTGCGCGGCACACTGGATGCCGCCGGAACGCGCGACCGCAAGTCGAGCCGCTCCAAGTACGGCACCAAGCGACCCAAGTAA
- the rpsG gene encoding 30S ribosomal protein S7: MPRKGPVRRRAIIPDPVYNSVLAQRFINRLMLGGKKSVAERIFYGALEVVERKASQPGLEVFEKAVRNVMPVVEVRPRRVGGSTYQVPVEVRSERRTSLALRWIINFSRKRSGRTMREKLAAELMDAASNTGASIKRKEDNHRMAEANKAFAHYRW; the protein is encoded by the coding sequence ATGCCCAGGAAAGGGCCTGTGCGCCGACGCGCCATCATTCCGGACCCGGTCTACAACAGCGTGCTCGCACAGCGCTTCATCAACCGCCTGATGCTCGGCGGCAAGAAGAGCGTCGCCGAACGGATCTTCTACGGAGCGCTCGAGGTGGTTGAGAGGAAGGCGAGCCAGCCCGGCCTGGAGGTGTTCGAGAAGGCCGTCCGCAACGTGATGCCCGTCGTCGAGGTCCGCCCGCGCCGTGTCGGCGGGTCGACCTATCAGGTCCCTGTGGAGGTCCGGTCCGAGCGGCGCACTTCGCTCGCGCTGCGATGGATCATCAACTTCTCGCGCAAACGCTCCGGACGCACGATGCGCGAGAAACTGGCCGCCGAACTGATGGACGCCGCAAGCAACACGGGCGCCAGCATCAAGCGCAAGGAAGACAATCACCGAATGGCGGAGGCCAACAAGGCATTCGCGCACTACCGATGGTAA